A region from the Variovorax sp. RKNM96 genome encodes:
- a CDS encoding 3-hydroxybutyrate dehydrogenase, whose amino-acid sequence MLKGKTALVTGSTSGIGFAIAKALAQQGAHIVLNGFGDAETPRSQIEALGVRAEYHGADMSKPGEIEDMMKFAASKFGRVDILVNNAGIQHVAKVEDFPVERWDAIIAINLTSAFHTTRLAIPAMREANWGRVINVASAHGLVASAQKSAYVAAKHGIVGFTKSVALETATTGITSNAICPGWVLTQLVQKQIDDRAAREGISATQAQNDLLGEKQPSLQFTTVEQLGGLAVFLCSPAADQVRGVAWQMDGGWTAQ is encoded by the coding sequence ATGCTCAAAGGCAAAACCGCGCTTGTCACGGGGTCCACCAGCGGCATTGGCTTCGCCATTGCCAAGGCTCTCGCCCAGCAAGGCGCGCACATCGTGCTCAACGGTTTCGGCGATGCCGAAACGCCCAGGTCCCAGATCGAAGCGCTCGGCGTTCGCGCCGAATACCACGGCGCCGACATGAGCAAGCCCGGCGAGATCGAGGACATGATGAAGTTCGCCGCGTCGAAGTTCGGCCGTGTCGACATCCTCGTGAACAACGCCGGCATCCAGCATGTCGCCAAGGTCGAGGACTTCCCGGTCGAACGTTGGGACGCGATCATCGCGATCAACCTCACGAGCGCATTTCATACGACCCGCCTGGCGATTCCCGCGATGCGCGAGGCCAACTGGGGCCGCGTCATCAACGTCGCATCGGCCCATGGCCTGGTCGCCTCGGCGCAGAAGTCGGCCTATGTGGCAGCAAAACACGGCATCGTCGGCTTCACCAAGTCGGTTGCGCTCGAAACCGCGACCACTGGCATCACCAGCAACGCGATCTGCCCCGGCTGGGTGCTGACGCAACTCGTGCAGAAGCAGATCGACGACCGCGCGGCCCGCGAAGGCATCTCGGCCACGCAGGCGCAGAACGATCTGTTGGGAGAGAAGCAGCCCTCGCTGCAGTTCACGACAGTCGAGCAACTCGGCGGCCTTGCGGTCTTCCTGTGCTCGCCCGCCGCCGACCAGGTGCGCGGCGTAGCCTGGCAAATGGACGGCGGCTGGACGGCGCAATAA
- the ispF gene encoding 2-C-methyl-D-erythritol 2,4-cyclodiphosphate synthase — MTTPAPFNIRVGEGWDVHQLVAGRKLILGGVEVPHTTGLLGHSDADVLLHAITDALLGGAGLGDIGRHFPDTDVQFRGADSAVLLAEAARRVRAAGWEIGNVDSTVIAQAPKLAPHIPLMCQRIADTLGIAIDQVNVKAKTAEKLGPVGEGRAMEARAAVLLHR, encoded by the coding sequence ATGACGACACCAGCACCCTTCAACATCCGCGTCGGCGAAGGCTGGGACGTTCATCAACTGGTCGCGGGGCGCAAGCTCATCCTGGGCGGCGTCGAGGTACCCCACACCACGGGCCTCTTGGGCCATTCGGACGCCGACGTGCTGCTGCACGCGATCACCGATGCGCTGCTGGGCGGCGCGGGGCTGGGCGACATCGGCCGGCATTTCCCCGACACCGACGTGCAATTCCGCGGCGCCGATTCGGCGGTGCTATTGGCCGAGGCGGCGCGCCGCGTGCGGGCGGCCGGCTGGGAAATCGGCAACGTCGACAGCACCGTGATCGCGCAGGCCCCGAAGCTGGCGCCGCACATTCCGCTCATGTGCCAGCGCATCGCGGACACGCTGGGCATCGCGATCGACCAGGTCAATGTGAAGGCCAAGACGGCCGAGAAGCTCGGCCCGGTGGGCGAGGGCCGCGCGATGGAGGCTCGCGCGGCGGTCCTGCTCCACCGCTGA
- a CDS encoding sensor histidine kinase has translation MPSPLEASAARDRRPGLKLGFSLFWRTFFLLALLLIGCTVAWLQTFRSLEYEPRAIQTAHQIASLVNLTRAALVYSDAITRVSLIKTLADQEGVRILPREPNDRFQPYTSGALDLRVTEELIDQLGEGTTVASRVNDEAGLWIGFTIESDTYWLLLDPTRFSRVGGRTWLVWLSTAMALSLAGAALITRLINLPLKQLSRATMQVREGEYEAHRLDERARTNEIRAVNIGFNRMADQLAKIEQDRAIMLAGISHDLRTPLARLRLETEMSVADEDARDHMAADIAQLDAIIDKFLDYARPDHVDPRPVLLRDVVDACTYAVQDYEEMNIKVEVPADLRVLGDEVELTRVISNLVENARRYGKTPATGVADVTIQAQANNDAVLIKVRDHGAGVEPALLSQLTKPFFRGDAARTSAAGAGLGLSIVAKNIERMGGTFALTSTPGRGLAAHIRMPRAMPTPKPGEVPGGKKPG, from the coding sequence ATGCCGAGCCCGCTGGAGGCCAGCGCGGCGCGTGACCGTCGCCCCGGCCTCAAGCTGGGGTTCAGCCTTTTCTGGCGCACTTTCTTCCTGCTCGCACTGCTGCTGATCGGCTGCACGGTCGCCTGGCTGCAGACTTTCCGCTCGCTCGAATACGAGCCGCGCGCGATTCAAACCGCCCACCAGATCGCCTCGCTCGTGAACCTCACGCGTGCGGCGCTGGTGTATTCGGACGCCATCACCCGGGTGTCGCTGATCAAGACGCTGGCCGACCAGGAAGGCGTGCGCATCCTGCCGCGCGAGCCCAACGACCGCTTCCAGCCCTACACCAGCGGCGCGCTCGACCTGCGCGTGACCGAGGAGCTGATCGACCAGCTCGGCGAAGGCACCACCGTGGCCAGCCGCGTGAACGACGAGGCGGGCCTGTGGATCGGCTTCACCATCGAGAGCGACACCTACTGGCTGCTGCTCGACCCGACGCGCTTCAGCCGCGTGGGCGGGCGCACCTGGCTGGTCTGGCTCAGCACCGCGATGGCGCTGTCGCTGGCCGGCGCCGCATTGATCACCCGGCTCATCAACCTGCCGCTCAAGCAGCTGTCGCGCGCGACCATGCAGGTGCGCGAAGGCGAGTACGAGGCGCACCGGCTCGACGAGCGCGCCCGCACCAACGAAATTCGCGCGGTCAACATCGGCTTCAACCGCATGGCCGACCAGCTCGCCAAGATCGAACAGGACCGCGCCATCATGCTGGCCGGCATCTCGCACGATCTGCGCACGCCGCTCGCGCGCCTTCGGCTCGAAACCGAGATGAGCGTGGCCGACGAGGATGCGCGCGACCACATGGCCGCCGACATCGCGCAGCTCGACGCGATCATCGACAAGTTCCTCGACTACGCCCGGCCCGACCATGTCGATCCGCGGCCCGTGCTGCTGCGCGACGTGGTCGATGCCTGCACCTACGCCGTGCAGGACTACGAGGAGATGAACATCAAGGTCGAGGTCCCCGCCGACCTGCGGGTGCTGGGCGACGAGGTCGAACTCACCCGCGTGATCTCCAACCTGGTCGAGAACGCCCGGCGCTACGGCAAGACGCCGGCCACCGGCGTGGCGGACGTCACGATCCAGGCGCAGGCGAATAACGATGCGGTGCTGATCAAGGTGCGCGATCATGGCGCGGGCGTCGAGCCCGCCCTGCTCTCGCAGCTGACCAAGCCCTTCTTCCGCGGCGACGCGGCGCGCACATCGGCGGCGGGCGCGGGCCTGGGCCTATCGATCGTGGCGAAGAACATCGAGCGCATGGGCGGCACCTTTGCGCTCACCAGCACGCCGGGGCGCGGGCTCGCGGCCCACATCCGCATGCCGCGCGCCATGCCGACGCCCAAGCCGGGCGAAGTACCGGGCGGCAAGAAGCCCGGCTGA
- a CDS encoding alpha/beta hydrolase — translation MQRDHYPHHDSPVFMTEPTLHHVACDDAQGGHRMAYWQWGDERSAHVVVCVHGLTRQGRDFDVLAGAIVARAGGDVRVICPDVVGRGRSDWLREPAFYQVPVYAADMVALIAQLQREQAIDTLDYFGTSMGGLIGFVLAGHKELPLARPVRHFIANDVGPTIEPVALQRIAAYVGQGGRYGSVKEAADAMWAISTSFGPHTPEQWLALSQHMVVPVSQRTADGAAKIEDGDAVGDGPWLLHYDPAIAVALRAITPEAAAQGGAIMWSLYDAITVRTLVTRGAQSDLLSRETALAMTQRGPKAALVEFEGVGHAPTFIDPAQVAVVTSFLFD, via the coding sequence ATGCAACGAGACCATTATCCGCACCACGACTCCCCCGTTTTCATGACTGAACCGACGCTTCATCACGTGGCATGCGACGACGCCCAGGGCGGCCATCGCATGGCCTATTGGCAATGGGGCGACGAACGCAGCGCGCATGTCGTGGTCTGCGTGCACGGGCTCACCCGGCAAGGGCGCGACTTCGACGTGCTGGCAGGGGCCATCGTGGCGCGCGCGGGTGGCGATGTGCGGGTGATCTGCCCCGACGTCGTGGGGCGCGGGCGCAGCGACTGGCTGCGCGAGCCGGCCTTCTATCAAGTACCTGTCTACGCGGCTGACATGGTGGCGCTGATCGCCCAGCTGCAGCGCGAACAGGCGATCGACACGCTCGACTACTTCGGCACCAGCATGGGCGGGCTGATCGGCTTTGTGCTGGCGGGCCACAAGGAGCTGCCGTTGGCGCGCCCGGTGCGCCACTTCATTGCGAACGATGTGGGCCCGACGATCGAGCCTGTCGCACTGCAGCGCATCGCCGCTTATGTGGGGCAGGGCGGTCGCTACGGCAGCGTGAAGGAAGCGGCCGATGCGATGTGGGCGATCTCGACCAGCTTCGGTCCGCACACGCCGGAGCAATGGCTCGCGCTTTCGCAGCACATGGTGGTGCCCGTATCGCAGCGCACGGCCGATGGGGCCGCCAAGATCGAAGACGGCGATGCCGTTGGCGATGGCCCGTGGCTGTTGCACTACGACCCGGCGATTGCCGTGGCGCTGCGCGCCATCACGCCCGAAGCGGCAGCGCAGGGCGGCGCGATCATGTGGAGCCTGTACGACGCCATCACTGTGCGCACGCTGGTGACGCGCGGGGCGCAATCGGATCTGCTGTCGCGCGAGACGGCACTGGCCATGACGCAGCGCGGCCCGAAGGCGGCGCTGGTCGAGTTCGAGGGTGTGGGCCATGCGCCGACCTTCATCGATCCCGCGCAGGTTGCCGTCGTTACTTCCTTCCTGTTCGATTGA
- a CDS encoding bifunctional (p)ppGpp synthetase/guanosine-3',5'-bis(diphosphate) 3'-pyrophosphohydrolase, with protein sequence MVDYPLSAATADRTPVIENMLARARAFAEPLIADEKLDTGENTLAHADAVAAIVAKMGGSEAMQAASYLVYSCQHLNRPQEVIAKVFGDNFAALAVETTKLVRVQEQARSASQGHHIEGAGAQTENVRKMLLAFSRDLRVVMLRLASRLQTLRHAAASKQPAPESVARESLQVFAPLANRLGIWQVKWEIEDLSFRFIEPETYKLIARLLDEKRIEREGHVEQLRSQLEQELQAEGVHATVQGRPKNIYSIVKKMRGKSLDFAQVFDILALRVVVADVKDCYAALAWVHTHFQPIDEEFDDYIARPKPNGYQSLHTVVRELVDGKPGKPIEIQIRTEEMHDHAEHGVAAHWAYKEAGHKGYAGVWASGEYDAKIAVLRQLLAWERDLSGGLQGQGLFDDRIYVLTPDAAIVELPQGATPVDFAYTVHTTLGHRCRGARVDGAMVPLNTPLSNGQTVEIIAAKEGGPSRDWLNAELGYLASHRARAKVRAWFNAQITHETVARGREAVEKLLQREGKTAMRLEDLASQLGFKSADHLFEVVGKDEFSLRNIETLLRPPEPAPNPDDGVQIKKARGSEKSGKGGVLVVGVSSLMTQLAKCCKPAPPDAISGFVTRGHGVSVHRSDCSNFRTMATRDGERVIDVEWGATKKGGDAPVYAVDVAVEAADRQGLLRDISDVFAREKMNVIGVQTQSVKGTAWMTFTVEIADAARLTQVLGIVTAVVGVRSARRR encoded by the coding sequence GTGGTCGACTATCCGTTGTCCGCGGCAACGGCCGACCGCACGCCGGTGATCGAGAACATGCTCGCCCGCGCGCGTGCGTTCGCCGAGCCGCTGATCGCCGATGAAAAGCTCGACACCGGCGAGAACACGCTGGCGCATGCGGATGCGGTCGCGGCCATCGTCGCGAAGATGGGCGGCTCCGAGGCGATGCAGGCGGCGAGCTATCTCGTCTATTCGTGCCAGCACCTGAACCGCCCGCAGGAGGTGATCGCCAAGGTGTTCGGCGACAACTTCGCGGCGCTCGCGGTCGAGACCACCAAGCTGGTGCGCGTGCAGGAGCAGGCACGCTCGGCCTCGCAGGGCCATCACATCGAAGGCGCCGGCGCGCAGACCGAGAACGTGCGCAAGATGCTGCTGGCGTTCTCGCGCGATCTGCGCGTCGTGATGCTGCGGCTTGCCTCTCGCCTGCAGACCTTGCGCCATGCGGCGGCGAGCAAGCAGCCGGCGCCCGAGAGCGTGGCGCGCGAGTCGCTGCAGGTGTTTGCGCCGCTGGCCAACCGCCTGGGCATCTGGCAGGTGAAGTGGGAGATCGAGGATCTTTCGTTCCGCTTCATCGAACCTGAAACCTACAAGCTGATTGCGCGCCTGCTCGACGAGAAGCGCATCGAGCGCGAAGGCCACGTCGAGCAATTGCGCTCGCAGCTCGAACAAGAACTGCAGGCCGAAGGCGTGCACGCCACGGTGCAGGGGCGGCCCAAGAACATCTACAGCATCGTCAAGAAGATGCGCGGCAAGTCGCTCGACTTCGCGCAGGTGTTCGACATCCTTGCGCTGCGCGTGGTGGTGGCGGACGTGAAGGACTGCTATGCGGCACTGGCCTGGGTGCACACGCATTTCCAGCCGATCGACGAGGAGTTCGACGACTACATCGCACGGCCCAAGCCGAACGGCTACCAGTCGCTGCACACCGTGGTGCGTGAGCTGGTCGATGGCAAGCCGGGCAAGCCAATCGAGATCCAGATTCGCACCGAAGAGATGCACGATCACGCCGAGCATGGCGTGGCCGCGCACTGGGCCTACAAGGAAGCAGGGCACAAGGGCTATGCGGGCGTCTGGGCGAGCGGCGAGTACGACGCGAAGATCGCGGTGCTGCGCCAACTGCTCGCTTGGGAGCGCGATCTCTCGGGTGGCCTGCAGGGGCAGGGCCTGTTCGACGACCGCATCTATGTGCTCACGCCCGATGCGGCCATCGTCGAACTGCCGCAGGGCGCGACGCCGGTGGACTTTGCCTACACAGTGCACACCACGCTGGGCCATCGCTGCCGCGGTGCGCGTGTCGATGGCGCGATGGTGCCGCTCAACACGCCGCTGTCGAACGGACAGACGGTGGAGATCATTGCGGCCAAGGAAGGCGGCCCGTCGCGCGATTGGCTCAATGCCGAACTGGGTTATCTGGCGAGCCACCGTGCACGCGCCAAGGTGCGCGCGTGGTTCAACGCACAGATCACGCATGAGACCGTCGCACGCGGACGCGAAGCGGTCGAAAAGCTGCTGCAGCGCGAAGGCAAGACGGCCATGCGGCTCGAGGACCTGGCGTCGCAGCTCGGCTTCAAGTCGGCGGACCATCTGTTCGAGGTGGTGGGCAAGGACGAGTTTTCGCTGCGCAACATCGAGACGCTGCTGCGTCCGCCGGAACCGGCACCGAATCCCGACGATGGGGTGCAGATCAAGAAGGCGCGCGGCAGCGAGAAGTCCGGCAAGGGCGGCGTGCTGGTGGTGGGCGTGTCGTCGCTGATGACGCAGCTCGCCAAGTGCTGCAAGCCCGCGCCGCCCGATGCCATCAGCGGCTTCGTGACGCGCGGCCACGGCGTCAGCGTGCATCGCAGCGATTGCAGCAACTTCCGCACGATGGCCACGCGCGATGGCGAGCGCGTGATCGATGTCGAATGGGGCGCGACGAAGAAGGGCGGCGATGCGCCGGTGTACGCGGTCGACGTGGCCGTCGAAGCAGCCGATCGCCAGGGCCTGCTGCGTGACATCTCCGATGTGTTCGCTCGAGAAAAGATGAACGTGATCGGGGTGCAGACGCAGTCGGTGAAGGGCACGGCGTGGATGACGTTCACCGTGGAAATCGCCGATGCGGCACGGCTGACGCAGGTGCTCGGCATCGTCACTGCAGTTGTTGGTGTGCGATCTGCACGTCGTCGCTGA
- the ompR gene encoding two-component system response regulator OmpR has protein sequence MTQVPARTDKIVIVDDDARIRDLLRRYLTQEGFEVIVAEDGKALNRILLRDTVDLIVLDLMMPGEDGLSVCRRLRAANDRTPIIMLTAKGEDVDRIVGLEVGADDYLGKPFNPRELLARVHAVLRRRPPLEAPGAPSTENETVTFGPFAFDLGSRTLKKDGEELSLTTGEFAMLKALVRHPRQPLSREKLAQLARGREFEPFDRSLDVQISRLRKLVESDAAAPRYIQTVWGVGYVFVPDGTA, from the coding sequence ATGACTCAAGTTCCCGCTCGCACTGACAAGATCGTGATCGTCGATGACGACGCCCGCATCCGTGATCTCCTTCGCCGCTACCTGACCCAGGAAGGTTTCGAAGTGATCGTGGCCGAGGACGGCAAGGCGCTCAACCGCATCCTGTTGCGCGACACGGTCGACCTGATCGTGCTCGACCTGATGATGCCCGGCGAAGATGGCCTCTCGGTCTGCCGCCGCCTTCGTGCCGCCAACGACCGCACGCCGATCATCATGCTCACCGCCAAGGGCGAAGACGTGGACCGCATCGTCGGTCTCGAAGTCGGCGCCGACGACTACCTCGGCAAGCCCTTCAACCCCCGCGAACTGCTGGCGCGCGTGCACGCTGTGCTGCGCCGCCGTCCGCCGCTCGAGGCGCCCGGCGCGCCCTCGACCGAGAACGAGACCGTCACCTTCGGCCCGTTCGCCTTCGACCTCGGCTCACGCACGCTCAAGAAGGACGGCGAAGAACTCTCGCTGACCACCGGCGAATTCGCGATGCTCAAGGCGCTGGTGCGCCATCCGCGCCAGCCGCTGTCGCGCGAAAAGCTCGCCCAGCTGGCGCGCGGCCGCGAATTCGAGCCCTTCGACCGCAGCCTGGACGTGCAGATCTCGCGCCTGCGCAAGCTCGTCGAGTCGGACGCCGCGGCGCCGCGCTACATCCAGACCGTCTGGGGCGTGGGCTACGTGTTCGTGCCGGACGGCACGGCCTGA
- a CDS encoding SIMPL domain-containing protein (The SIMPL domain is named for its presence in mouse protein SIMPL (signalling molecule that associates with mouse pelle-like kinase). Bacterial member BP26, from Brucella, was shown to assemble into a channel-like structure, while YggE from E. coli has been associated with resistance to oxidative stress.) gives MKKIKLLAVCAALAAAGSALAQNVVTPAPQNVLQLTASGTVEVQQDLLSMTLVTTRDATDAATVQTQLKAALDAALNEAKKNAQPGQLDVRTGNFSLSPRYTKDGKINGWQGSTELVLEGRDFPRITQTAGRISTLSVGNVGFGLSREQRAKTEAEAQNIAIENFKQKANELAKGFGFGGYTLREVSVNANDGGPRPRVMAMQAKSFSADSAVPVEAGKTSVIVNVSGSVQLK, from the coding sequence TTGAAGAAAATCAAATTGCTCGCTGTTTGCGCCGCCTTGGCCGCCGCCGGTTCCGCGCTGGCCCAGAACGTGGTCACCCCGGCACCGCAGAACGTGCTGCAGCTCACCGCTTCGGGCACGGTCGAGGTCCAGCAGGACCTGCTGAGCATGACGCTCGTGACCACCCGCGACGCGACCGATGCAGCCACCGTGCAGACGCAGCTCAAGGCCGCGCTCGACGCCGCTCTCAACGAAGCCAAGAAGAACGCGCAGCCCGGCCAGCTCGACGTGCGCACCGGCAACTTCAGCCTCTCGCCGCGCTACACGAAGGACGGCAAGATCAACGGCTGGCAGGGTTCGACCGAGCTGGTGCTCGAAGGTCGCGACTTTCCGCGCATCACGCAGACGGCCGGCCGCATCAGCACGCTCAGCGTGGGCAACGTGGGTTTCGGCCTGAGCCGCGAGCAGCGCGCCAAGACCGAGGCCGAAGCGCAGAACATCGCGATCGAGAACTTCAAGCAGAAGGCTAATGAGCTGGCCAAGGGCTTCGGCTTCGGCGGCTACACGCTGCGCGAGGTGTCGGTGAACGCGAATGACGGCGGCCCGCGCCCGCGGGTGATGGCGATGCAGGCCAAGTCGTTTTCGGCCGATTCGGCCGTGCCGGTCGAAGCCGGCAAGACCAGCGTGATCGTGAACGTTTCGGGGTCGGTGCAGCTCAAGTAG